Part of the Musa acuminata AAA Group cultivar baxijiao chromosome BXJ2-7, Cavendish_Baxijiao_AAA, whole genome shotgun sequence genome is shown below.
GGTGAGGGAGGTGCTGGAGGCGCCGGGGGATGGGCGGGTTCTGGTGGTAGACGGTGGTGGGAGCATGAGATGCGCCTTGGTGGGAGGGAACCTGGGGCAATTAGCCCAGAACATGGGATGGGCAGGGATTGTGGTGAACGGGTGCATCAGAGATGCGTACGAGATCAATGGCTGTGACATCGGGGTCAGAGCGCTGGGATGCCATCCCCTCAAATCGAACAAGAAGGGTCTCGGTGAAAAGCATGTCACTGTTAACATCGGGGGCACCATCATCCACGATGGTGAATGGCTATATGCCGATAGTGACGGCATTCTTATTTCCACTATCGAGCTGTCTCTCTGATCTTTTTTATGTGAATCACCCACTCACTTAGATAGGTGGACACGCACGGTAAGGTGTTTAGCTCGTTTCTGCTCTCTCTGCTGAAACAACGACCGACGATAATACTAGTAATATGTATGTCCTGTTTAACTTGTAAATCTTACCTCCCGTCCCGTTTTTATGGTTCTTCCGTCGTTTCTCTGTGAACCTAATGCCTGttgttgtctttgttgtgttatgTATCTCGGGGATCCTCCGTCCATGCATGCAAATCTCGCAGGACAATCTGGCATTTAAGCTTCTTTTTATTTGATTGTGTAGCGATGATCCAGTTGCTAATACACATTTCTTTTGCGTTGCGTGTtacttactactactactactactcgtCGATGGCATGCTGCTGCTTGAGCGTACGATGGATGGATGGTCAGATAAATACAGGTAGCTGTTGCAtaatctgatgatgatgatgatgataagatgGAGAGCGAGGGCGTGTTGTcgcatctcttcttcttcttcttcttcttcttcttcttcttcttcttctgtggtgTAGATCTTATACGTGCCACCACACTTGTGTCATCCGTCGACCTGGCGTGCATTTGTGTGCATGCCAATTATTAGGTAACGCACACACTCATTACTGGGCCTCAAATAAGTCAGTCAGATTCTGCAGAGGGGGCACACTTTTTGGCATTACTGCCAGTCAGTAATAAATCCATGTCTGCTCACACACTTTCATCTCGTCAGTCGTTGTTGGTGCTGTGTGGacccattcccatttccattcccaTTCCCATCTCCATCTCCTCTCCCGCTACTTGTCAAACCATATTCCTTCCGGCGGCCATTCGAAGGAAAACCCTTTAGAAAAATGAGAAGCAACGGGTGCGTTCTCGTAATGCTGTAAACTCTATGCACAACGTACCAAAATCTCATTGcttaggcagcagcagcagcagcagcagcagcagctcactTCAAAACCCAACacaaacacaaaaacaaaaacaaaacaaagatgCACTCTAATTGGAGCATCAACCGGAGCTCGTCCGTGTGCACAGTGTGTACCAGTTACACAAGCCTGCCCGCTTAGAATCATTCTAATTACTTGTGTATCTCTGCCTACCTGCCTACGCATGATGTGGTGGCCTCTCGTCGGAGGAGGCATGCTTTAAGCCTGGGTTTGTTCCGTCCCTGTCACCAGCTGTAGAATCTGACAAGAGGCCAAATCGAGCAGGGATGATGGGGGAGGAAGGTGCATCCGAACATCTAATCTACTAGTTAACTTGGTGGGATGATCACATGAATCCACGGGATGACGTCCCAAGGAATGCACAAGATGCCCAGATATGATCATGCATCAATGGAAGCCGGTCGCCCTCCCTGTGATAGCTGGGTGAGGGTGGACCATGCATGCGTGCTTTCTCAGCTTGGTTCTTCCCATCAGATGTCGGGGTACTGTCGCCCGAAAAGATGCAAAGACCGCTTTCACACTTGCTTCCCACAGCTTCTCCTAAGCTACGGGTGGATGAATCGATGGTTTTAGAATCGCCAGAGGATCCTTGTGAGCCAGACACTCTGTTCCGAAAAGCAAACGCGCAACGGGCCTGTTTGTTCCTTCCTTCGTGCACATCTCATCTTTCATCCTTCGTCTCACACACAGATGAATCAGCGGAGAGAATAAGGTTCTTCTTATCCCGACGAtacacagaagaagaagaagaagaacaagagcgTATGAAGCACGTCAATAATTGCAGGAACGATTAAAGCCTGAGTTTGTAACATCAGATCGATCCCTTTGGTAATCGGTATCCGATCGCTGTGTGTGGCACAGAAACCAAAAGTTACTCGCATTTGTAAAAGGAGCATGGTAGAGTTCCAAGCCTTTGTCCCAAGGTACCAACCATCTGCCATGGCCCGATGCAAATGGGGGCGTGATGTCTCCTTCATGAGTGTTGGCACTTGCACTTGGACAAAATATCTAGGATGTCTATCTGCACTGCTTGTGCATGCAGACGGAAATAAGAAGCTCAGTTTCCAGCAAAAGTGATTCCATCCTTTCGTCCTCGCTCGCCCCACCTTAATCATTGCAACTACAGATGTAGAGTCATTTACACACATCTTCATCTGCAGTAGTTTCCCTTCCCAGTCCATCCATCCATCATCTCATGCCTCTCTGAAATTGACTACACGGTGCTGCTCTTTGGTCTTTCTAGGAAGAATCACCACTTCCACTTGGGGAATTTAGATCGTGCGTCAAATCTAGAGCACTAATTCAATCATTAATCTCTTCACCATGAGGATATTAACCGCTAGGCCAAAAATTCATAGGTGGAATGCATAGTGCATAAGCATTGTTTGTTTAAATTCCTATGCTTTCAACGATCGAATACATAAATAAATGTCTTGTTTTAATGCTGTCGTAAGCGCAGTGGCTGTGCAATGCTCGGAGTTGATGTATCGTAtgatcttcttcttctcatcgCAGGCGATTAGCAAATCCAGTTCATAATTTCATGTGctaccttccttccttccttccttctcatCGGAATCGGCATGCACCATCTCTTCTTCTGTCCCACGGAACGGAACCCACGAAAGCATCATCGGAATCGGCATGCACCATCATCGGAATGGAACCGAGGAGAGCATCATCGGAATTGGCACGCACCATGGAACGGAACTGACTATAAAAAGGGGTGGGTCTTGTTTTATATAACAAGGTAACACCGCTTTGAAGAATAAACTATCTTGCATATGGCTACTGTCATGAAGAACTTTGGGAGACAACTGACCAGAGATGGCCGGCCATATGACTTTGTAAGTCTATATATTCTCGGTTGCCCTCAGACGACAGAGACGATTCCAATGATAAAAAAACATTACATTAACAAATAAAATTCAAAGTTACTTAGTCGCTAAGATTACATGAAATTAAAACccggtgcatatatatatatatatatatatatatatatatatatatatatatatatatatatatatatatatatatatcatcatttatgGTAATCCATATCTGGCCAACCGTGCTGCCCTCCATCAGAATATCTCTGCAATGGTCTTCGTCTATCTCAAGGTAGAAGAGAGGGATATAAAGGCAGAAAGAATGCAGTTTAATCATCAATACGAGAGAATATGATGGGACGTATGAACGATGTTGCATACCTTGTGTGATCACAAGAAACGATTGGAACTTGCATACTATTTTCGAATGTTTTTTCCTGATAGACCTCTCATTAATTCCTATAAACAGTTGGATCttgcatccttttttttttttttgttttatacaCACATCTGAGTCTATATTCTTTCTCGAAATAATAAGCTAGCTTAATTTGGGGGTGGACAAACCAAGCAAGCTTATCGGACATGGAAGATCAAATCTTCCAATTGGAATGACTTGTGTGACCAAATTTGGCCTTGTGAGTAACCTTATTCTTTTGGTGATTTGAGGGAACACAAAGATAAGATATAAACAAGGTTAGAAAGACAGGAATGGAGCACAAGGGATCGACCTAATCTATCGACGAGGATCTCTATCCACTACTCCATGATTGCTATCGTAGATCAAATCTTAACACATCTAGCCTCTTGTAGCTTTTTCTTCCCTTGATTTGTTTATGGGAGGAGACTTTGCTGATCAAGCATATTGTATGATACTGGTTAGTGGTGACCAAGCGTGATTATTACACGAAAAAGCATCCTGCATGCACCAAGCAAAAGAGAAGATGCCACTGCAAGCTGCAACATAAAATACCAACAATTTGGTGGGTTGCCAATTAGCCAGAATAAACTAAACCAAAAACATACATCACAACATAATACTACCATCATATGCTTCTTccctaaagaaagaaaagaaccatATCCTCGATGCCAAAATCACATCATTGCAGACCTACAAAAAGGGAATACATGATCCACAGCATGCAAGGCGATTACTTAACAAATGGCGCAGCAATCCTAGTTACAGTTCACAGGCAAATGGATGCAAAAGataaagcagagagagagagagagagagagagagagagagagagagagagagaacagaaaGAAGAGAACCCTACCAGAAGGGAGATTACCTTGGGAAGCAGGAGGAGACGACTTTTGGTTTTCACAACTTCCGAGACTTCCCATGCAACGTGCATTGCATCCGCATTGTGCTCCCTCCTCCCAGTAGAATATGGAAgaagctagggttagggtttccagCCAGGGTGTCTAATGATGGTCTACACAACGCACGCTCAGCGATATGTATAGATCGATGTGCGAAACTTGCCCATTTGATATGGTTTCGCTAATCATCGCGAAACCAAAGAAAGAGTAGGTTGGCAACAATAGTTGTAGTTGAGCAACGTGTGGGACTTCCTTTTTCTCCTCCTCCGGGTTCTTTAACGCCAAGAAGACACGGAGAAGAGGTGCCTGTTCCGCCACCCTAACAAGAGGGAATCCCTCACCAGCTCCACCTGATAGCCTTCCGAAGGATAGTGCAACCGGAGCAGCAGCCGCGCCTGCGACACCGCGAAGTTGCTGAGCTGAAGGCTTGAGAATCCGGCGTCACGCAGTACATTCTCCCATCGCTCTGACCTCTCGTGACCGCCACCCTCCCCGCCGACAATGCCCTCGATCTCCTGCCCCAGCCAGACCTGCTCCACCGCCAGCCTCTCCTGGCTTGTCGGGGGCAGCGTCGCCTCCAATGACTCGAACACTGCCATGTAGTAGTCCAGCGCCTCTACGAACCTCTGCATGAAGTTTGGCGAGTTGTGGCTTGCTTCCCTCTCTGCCACCGTCACCACCGACGGGTTCATCGCTCGTATGGTTCGCAGAAATGCTTGTAGATCCCTGGATCCGTCCTCATTCCCGCCCTCCTTTTGCAGCTTATGCAAGAACAGTACACAGTTCACCACAAGGGTCTCGCCGGGATGGAGTCGGAAAGGAGAGGGGGTGAAATTCAAACTGGTGCTTGTGGGATGGAGGAGAAGAGGGTGGAACTGGAACCCTAAGCCCAAAGAGTGTGCGAAGTTTTGAAGCCGGTGACCGGTTCGTCGGAGGACTTCCAGGTTGCTTCCGGTTCCGGTGATACGAATGAAGGGAGGATCACTGGGATCGGAGCGCTCAGCGATGGCCTGAAGGAGAGGCGGCCATTGCAGGCCGTAATAGGTGTCAAAGTCGAGGATGTGGATCTGGCGGTGGTCATCAACCGCCTCGAGGATTGCCTGGTTTGGGGTGAGGTGCGAGAAGCGGAGGAATGGGGAGATTTGGTTGAAGGACAAGTATGATGATCGGAGGGAACCCAAAGAATCAGCGGAGGGCGAAACGCGGCCGACGCGGACGGAGAGGGCACGACAGAATTGGCGGATGAGGCGTTCGGTGGAATCGCCACAGGGGGATGCTGCTGCAGAGAGGATGGAGATCGCGCGGTCAGCAGCAGGGAGGTCGCCGCGGTGGACAAGCTCGGCACAGCTGATCAACAGTTGTCGAGCATGGATAGTCGAGGAAATTAGGCCGTTTTGAGGGCTCGGGTGGTGATGATTGGGATGAGGGTGGGTTTCTCGAGCTCCTCCTCCATCGGACATCAGTGAGCTAAGCATGTCTCCAGAGTGGTGGATGGGGGAGGTGGGGGAGCCAAGAGAGGAGGATTGGTGATGCAGTGGCGGAGAAGAAGAACATGAGTAGAGGGAGATTTCTGGAACTTGCATCCCTTTGGTTTAATAGGACATGTCGAGATTTAGCAGCTATCTTCACAGGACATGATCTGCCAAAAAAAAACACCAGTGTGGGAGTAGCGATAGTTGTAGAAGTAGTTTGAGTTGTTGCAGGAGCAGAGGTTGGCAGCTTCTCTGCAGATCCACTGTTGTGCAACCCCCAGATCTCTCACCAGTAATTCGCCCGGAGTGGGGTGGGGTGGGAGCGTGGGCCAAAAGTTTTATGCTTCTTCTCGTCTTTTATCTGTTCACATGGACTTGGGGGCTCCCAGCTAGGGTTGGGTTAGGGGCTCCGTCTGGTGTCGTCTCAGGAATGAATGATGATGGGGCTAATCGAAGGTAGCTAGGAGGAATCTAAACGATGCCGAGGAGTGGGCAGGGAGCATTCCAATCCGGTAGAAAGCGCAGGGGAAACGATggaatggagaggagagagagatgggGTGGGGTGGGGAGTAGGGAAGAAGCACGCATAGGATACACGAAAAGAGATGCTTACATTGAGGCGTGATCAaccgaaaaaagaaaagaaaagactgATCCTAATCCTCCGAACTGGCGGCATCAGCCATCTTCTGTTTGTCCCtcgtcttttctttttcttcttttcttgtcgCTCCTTTTCAATCCTAGCTAGACACCCCCCACCCCCTCCCAAAGCTTTCAATAATTGAATGGAGGAAGGCAGGCATGCAGCACACCCTCCCGACTCCAACATTCTTTTGTTTAATCACCTAGTGGGATCTCCGTTAATGGCCTTTCCGATAACTTTCTTGTAGATCCCCTCCCCCTGTTGTCGGAAAGCATGAGGAGTCTGTGGAAcaagcaatctctctctctctctctctctatactttTATTCATCATCTCTACCTAGTTTCTCCCAGGTTTGAGCATGTGTCTGCAGGGAGAGAGGGACACAGCAATAACCTAGCGAAGAAGCACACCCCCAAAGACCAGCGTCCACCGAACTCTCTCACATCAATACGAAACCAAGGAGGCATCTCGGTGAAGCTGATTAGCCAACAAATGGAATATTGCAGGCCCCAAGCGAAAGCACCATTAGCCAAACCTGATGGAATGCTTTCGGGCCCACACCTCCGGATACGAATTCTCCATCACCACCGCCGTCTACTTTCACGATCATTGCATATGCCTTCCCTTTCATGATTCGCACACTCCGAGCGATGATGGATCCGGGGCTTTATATCGAGAGAAAGGATCAAAActtcagcttcttcttcttcttcttcttcttcttcttcattgctTCCCTCCTCCGCCCGAATATAAGATGGTAAAGAAATTAAGGTGTCACTGATATTATTATCAGAGGAGTCGTAGGCCAATT
Proteins encoded:
- the LOC135582659 gene encoding putative 4-hydroxy-4-methyl-2-oxoglutarate aldolase 3, giving the protein MGSLATAELCDANASLLAKGELRVLQPLFQMYGQCRAFCGPIVTLKVFEDNVLVREVLEAPGDGRVLVVDGGGSMRCALVGGNLGQLAQNMGWAGIVVNGCIRDAYEINGCDIGVRALGCHPLKSNKKGLGEKHVTVNIGGTIIHDGEWLYADSDGILISTIELSL
- the LOC135582654 gene encoding protein MONOCULM 1-like, whose product is MQVPEISLYSCSSSPPLHHQSSSLGSPTSPIHHSGDMLSSLMSDGGGARETHPHPNHHHPSPQNGLISSTIHARQLLISCAELVHRGDLPAADRAISILSAAASPCGDSTERLIRQFCRALSVRVGRVSPSADSLGSLRSSYLSFNQISPFLRFSHLTPNQAILEAVDDHRQIHILDFDTYYGLQWPPLLQAIAERSDPSDPPFIRITGTGSNLEVLRRTGHRLQNFAHSLGLGFQFHPLLLHPTSTSLNFTPSPFRLHPGETLVVNCVLFLHKLQKEGGNEDGSRDLQAFLRTIRAMNPSVVTVAEREASHNSPNFMQRFVEALDYYMAVFESLEATLPPTSQERLAVEQVWLGQEIEGIVGGEGGGHERSERWENVLRDAGFSSLQLSNFAVSQARLLLRLHYPSEGYQVELVRDSLLLGWRNRHLFSVSSWR